One segment of Paraburkholderia sp. PREW-6R DNA contains the following:
- a CDS encoding response regulator transcription factor: MKKIVLIDDHPIVRRTIANVLRADPELELVGECGDGEDGLQMVLNRKPDLVLLDLDLPRLDGMSMIRRIRAENVQTYILVLSAKPEHVMATFARNAGANGYVGKGREISELITALKTVLFGYDCFPAESMLSETESSMSALSAREVEILQFMAQGISNRDIASRLCLSDKTISTYKMRIQEKLGLSSLPAIMEFASIHRLID, translated from the coding sequence ATGAAGAAAATCGTACTGATTGATGACCATCCAATCGTCCGCCGAACCATTGCCAATGTTCTTCGCGCTGATCCCGAGCTGGAGTTAGTCGGCGAGTGCGGCGACGGCGAGGATGGGTTGCAGATGGTCTTGAATCGCAAACCCGATCTGGTGCTCCTTGATCTTGACTTGCCGCGTCTGGACGGCATGTCCATGATCCGTCGTATCCGGGCGGAAAATGTTCAGACCTACATTCTCGTTCTTTCGGCCAAGCCGGAGCACGTCATGGCGACCTTTGCGCGAAACGCGGGGGCCAATGGCTATGTCGGCAAAGGTCGGGAAATCAGCGAGCTGATTACAGCATTAAAGACAGTTTTATTTGGCTATGACTGTTTTCCGGCAGAATCGATGCTGTCTGAAACCGAAAGCAGCATGAGTGCGTTATCCGCTCGTGAGGTCGAAATATTGCAATTCATGGCGCAAGGGATAAGCAATCGGGATATTGCAAGCAGGCTGTGTCTGAGTGACAAAACCATCAGTACGTACAAAATGCGAATTCAGGAAAAACTTGGATTATCGTCGCTGCCAGCCATTATGGAATTCGCATCGATACATAGGTTGATCGATTAA
- a CDS encoding OmpA family protein → MKYSLIAIALTAMVAGCSSSATRDRLQIQDPTVLQTGFSATQDHPAGAVTQQWIGTYSGMKNGKTLSALQGRLDALGDRKNNYFGDKAQCWLNAARDERSSHDGWGFIEEALVEANRLTTALETGQGLSADNPDLRTASVIRPDLWKQILAAKVAPQFPQCQEAQRLAACSEVEMIHAGHEAWTRDFDESQRLVNGVEKGLPALGAALEACTPPPAVARVASPVPQKITLQADASFKFDRGDLAGMLPSGKAKLDQLIRDLKQAGDVTAISIDGFTDRLGSDSYNLQLSAKRAETVKRYLQNGGVTVPISAHGHGKDNPVVQCHDHDRQALIECLAPNRRVEMDFTRGNAQTMSPSHARVTPTQSGLKDQP, encoded by the coding sequence ATGAAGTATTCGTTAATTGCCATCGCGCTTACTGCGATGGTCGCGGGATGCTCGTCATCCGCGACACGCGACCGGTTGCAAATCCAGGATCCCACGGTTTTGCAGACCGGCTTTAGCGCCACGCAGGACCATCCTGCAGGTGCGGTCACACAACAGTGGATCGGCACCTATAGCGGTATGAAAAACGGCAAAACGCTGAGTGCGCTGCAGGGTCGGCTTGATGCGCTCGGCGATCGCAAAAATAACTATTTCGGCGATAAGGCGCAGTGCTGGCTGAATGCAGCCCGCGACGAACGTTCGAGCCATGACGGCTGGGGCTTTATCGAAGAAGCGCTTGTCGAAGCCAACCGCCTGACCACGGCGCTGGAGACAGGCCAGGGGCTCTCCGCCGACAATCCGGACTTGCGGACTGCTTCGGTGATCCGGCCGGACCTCTGGAAACAGATTCTGGCGGCGAAGGTCGCTCCGCAGTTCCCGCAATGTCAGGAAGCACAACGCCTCGCCGCCTGCTCCGAGGTGGAGATGATTCACGCGGGTCACGAGGCATGGACGCGTGACTTCGATGAAAGTCAGCGTCTCGTGAATGGCGTCGAAAAAGGCTTGCCTGCTCTTGGCGCGGCACTTGAGGCATGCACCCCGCCGCCGGCCGTCGCGCGAGTCGCGTCGCCGGTCCCGCAGAAGATCACGCTGCAGGCCGACGCGAGCTTCAAGTTCGACCGAGGCGATCTCGCGGGCATGCTTCCGTCCGGCAAGGCCAAGCTCGATCAACTGATTCGCGATCTCAAGCAAGCGGGTGATGTCACCGCGATCAGCATCGACGGTTTCACGGACCGCCTCGGTAGCGACAGCTACAACCTTCAGCTGTCTGCAAAGCGTGCGGAGACCGTCAAACGCTATCTGCAGAACGGCGGCGTGACGGTGCCAATTTCCGCGCACGGACACGGCAAAGATAATCCGGTGGTCCAGTGTCACGATCACGATCGACAGGCCTTGATCGAATGTCTCGCACCGAATCGTCGCGTCGAAATGGACTTTACGCGGGGTAATGCGCAAACGATGAGTCCGTCGCACGCCAGGGTGACGCCGACGCAATCCGGATTGAAAGATCAGCCATAA